The proteins below are encoded in one region of Legionella antarctica:
- the ftsB gene encoding cell division protein FtsB, with product MRPIFIILIIALVVLQHKLWLGDGNLIQWISLEKKLEEHHNENNKLAARNRALEADVKELKNGDQALEEQARSELGMIKEHEIYYQFVD from the coding sequence ATGCGGCCCATATTCATTATCTTGATTATTGCTTTGGTTGTTTTACAACATAAGCTATGGCTTGGTGATGGTAATTTAATCCAATGGATAAGTCTTGAAAAAAAACTTGAAGAGCATCATAACGAAAATAATAAATTGGCGGCGCGAAATAGAGCCTTAGAAGCTGACGTCAAAGAACTAAAAAATGGTGATCAGGCACTCGAAGAACAAGCACGCTCTGAACTGGGAATGATAAAAGAACATGAGATTTATTATCAGTTTGTTGATTAA
- a CDS encoding cation diffusion facilitator family transporter: protein MTQHDRYWQAKKITLIGALVNALLGLIKVIGGFIYHSHALVADGIHSFSDLLTDVMVLFASKYGSLDADDSHPYGHQRIETAATLLLSLFLILAGFGIAWDALDELIKSSSTMPNWLSLPIICISILANETLFHYTRHIGKRINSQLIIANAWHHRSDAASSIVVLLGLIGSLSGFIYLDAIAAVIVGLMIIQMGWSYGWNSVKELVDTAVGPELLAQIELVIQNIDGVQKIHQLRSRSMGNDVLIDVHILVSPKISVSEGHYIAQHVHNALVDQIDSVSDVIVHVDPEDDEISSPSLHLPSRKVLQEQLLREVRIDFPQIIFWNLHYLDGKISIDIACSEEFTQWHALHNRVILALKLQADIDEVRLFSLHEIMHPD, encoded by the coding sequence ATGACTCAACACGATAGATATTGGCAAGCCAAAAAAATAACCCTGATTGGTGCTCTTGTAAATGCTCTCCTGGGGCTTATTAAGGTCATTGGTGGATTCATATATCACTCCCATGCATTGGTCGCCGACGGAATACATTCGTTTTCAGATTTACTCACCGACGTCATGGTTTTATTTGCATCTAAATATGGCAGTCTTGATGCAGATGACTCTCACCCATATGGACATCAGCGCATAGAAACAGCAGCAACTCTGTTATTGTCTCTTTTTCTTATTCTTGCAGGCTTTGGAATTGCATGGGATGCACTTGATGAGTTGATAAAATCAAGCTCCACTATGCCTAATTGGTTATCATTGCCAATTATTTGCATTTCTATTTTAGCAAATGAAACTTTATTCCACTACACCCGTCATATTGGTAAACGTATTAATTCTCAACTAATTATTGCAAATGCCTGGCATCATCGTTCTGATGCAGCCTCATCAATCGTAGTACTTTTGGGATTAATAGGCAGCTTATCTGGATTTATATACCTGGATGCTATTGCCGCAGTTATCGTTGGATTGATGATTATCCAAATGGGATGGAGTTATGGCTGGAACAGTGTAAAAGAACTCGTTGATACAGCGGTTGGACCCGAGTTACTCGCTCAAATTGAACTGGTAATCCAAAATATAGATGGGGTTCAAAAAATTCATCAATTACGCAGCCGCTCTATGGGCAATGATGTTTTAATTGATGTCCATATACTGGTTTCCCCCAAAATCTCTGTATCTGAAGGACATTATATAGCCCAACACGTACATAATGCTTTAGTCGACCAGATTGATAGTGTTTCAGATGTCATTGTTCATGTTGATCCTGAAGATGATGAGATAAGCAGCCCCTCTTTGCATTTGCCAAGCAGAAAAGTGTTACAGGAACAATTACTTCGTGAAGTGCGTATAGACTTTCCCCAAATTATATTTTGGAATTTACATTATCTAGATGGAAAAATAAGTATTGATATAGCATGCTCTGAAGAGTTTACCCAATGGCATGCGTTACATAATCGAGTTATTTTAGCTTTGAAACTACAGGCTGATATAGATGAGGTGCGTTTATTTAGTTTGCATGAAATCATGCACCCTGATTAA
- the eno gene encoding phosphopyruvate hydratase, with product MMQITKIQAREILDSRGNPTVEADVTLRNDISGRASVPSGASTGSREACELRDNDPKRYGGKGVSKAVSHINNEINKALHGHSVNDQNALDHLLCELDGTDNKSRLGANAILAVSLASARARANSHNQPLYIALSQGETMSMPVPMMNILNGGAHADNNVDIQEFMIMPVGAPDFPTALQMGAETFHVLKSVLKKQGLNTSVGDEGGFAPNIKSNRQALDMLSEAIEKAGFRLGEDMVLSLDVAASELYENDLYHMASENQKLSSMQLVEYYVDLVSNYPIVSIEDGLDEKDWAGWRQLTSRLGNQIQLVGDDLFVTNPKILQEGIAQEVANSILIKLNQIGTLSETRQAIKLAHQNKYRCVMSHRSGETEDSFIADLAVATGCGQIKTGSLCRTDRTAKYNQLLRINELVKLPYAGKSVLIK from the coding sequence ATCATGCAAATAACCAAAATTCAAGCTCGTGAAATTTTAGACTCCCGTGGTAACCCTACTGTAGAAGCAGATGTCACACTCAGAAACGATATTTCGGGAAGGGCCAGCGTACCTTCAGGCGCATCGACAGGTAGTCGGGAAGCATGTGAGCTGAGGGACAATGATCCAAAGAGATACGGAGGTAAAGGGGTATCGAAGGCTGTATCTCATATTAATAATGAAATTAATAAAGCATTGCATGGACATTCTGTTAATGATCAAAATGCTTTAGATCATCTGTTATGCGAACTGGATGGAACAGACAATAAATCACGTCTTGGAGCCAATGCAATCCTGGCTGTCTCGCTTGCTAGCGCCAGAGCCAGAGCCAACTCTCACAATCAACCCTTATATATAGCCCTCAGTCAGGGTGAAACCATGTCTATGCCAGTACCCATGATGAATATTTTAAATGGTGGTGCGCATGCCGATAATAATGTAGATATTCAAGAGTTTATGATTATGCCTGTAGGTGCTCCCGACTTCCCAACAGCACTGCAGATGGGCGCAGAAACATTTCATGTATTAAAATCCGTACTAAAAAAACAGGGATTAAATACCTCTGTGGGTGATGAGGGTGGCTTTGCTCCCAATATAAAATCTAATCGGCAGGCCTTGGATATGCTCAGCGAAGCCATTGAAAAAGCAGGTTTTCGTTTAGGTGAAGATATGGTGCTTTCTCTGGATGTAGCGGCTTCAGAGCTTTATGAGAATGATTTGTATCACATGGCTTCTGAGAATCAGAAACTTAGCTCAATGCAACTTGTTGAATATTATGTTGATCTCGTCTCTAACTATCCTATAGTCAGTATTGAGGATGGGCTAGATGAAAAAGATTGGGCAGGATGGAGGCAGTTAACAAGTCGTCTGGGTAACCAGATTCAATTGGTTGGAGATGATTTATTTGTTACCAATCCTAAAATTCTGCAAGAAGGAATAGCTCAAGAGGTTGCGAATTCAATATTGATTAAACTCAATCAAATAGGAACTTTAAGCGAGACAAGGCAAGCAATAAAACTGGCCCATCAAAACAAATATCGCTGCGTGATGTCACATCGTTCTGGTGAAACAGAAGATTCCTTTATTGCTGATCTTGCTGTTGCTACGGGTTGTGGGCAAATTAAAACAGGGTCTCTATGTCGAACGGACCGCACAGCGAAATACAATCAATTGCTCCGCATTAATGAACTAGTAAAGCTCCCTTATGCAGGCAAATCGGTATTGATTAAATAG
- a CDS encoding ZIP family metal transporter → MVSATSLKIIFGLTIFIVILMAGWYPFKKRIRDDKHIDLPIGETLATGVFLGAALLHMLPEANNLFKAMGYNYPFSFIITGTVFLIFLWFEHLGKELYHHHSAEHPAFAILAWAMLSVHSVMLGAALGLAHYNSMIIMLFLAIITHKWAESFAIAVQLNKSSLSTNKSMLFFLLFSVMTPLGIYFGWYFGHGVETNSLFDPVLIAASAGTFLYLGTLHGLERCVMVERCCNLRDFSFVIIGFLLMASVAAYV, encoded by the coding sequence ATGGTCTCGGCTACCAGTTTAAAAATAATTTTTGGTCTTACTATTTTTATAGTCATTCTTATGGCTGGCTGGTATCCTTTTAAAAAACGTATCCGTGACGATAAACACATTGATTTGCCTATAGGAGAAACTTTAGCTACCGGAGTTTTTTTAGGAGCTGCTCTCCTGCATATGTTGCCTGAAGCTAATAATTTATTTAAAGCAATGGGCTATAACTATCCTTTTTCTTTTATTATAACCGGCACTGTCTTCCTGATTTTTTTATGGTTTGAACACTTGGGCAAAGAACTTTATCATCATCACAGTGCGGAACACCCCGCCTTTGCGATTTTAGCCTGGGCTATGCTTTCCGTACATTCTGTCATGCTCGGAGCGGCTTTAGGTCTAGCTCATTATAACTCCATGATCATCATGTTATTTCTGGCAATTATTACCCATAAATGGGCAGAAAGTTTTGCTATAGCCGTGCAATTAAACAAGAGTTCGTTGAGTACCAACAAAAGTATGTTGTTTTTTCTCTTATTCAGCGTCATGACTCCTTTAGGTATCTATTTTGGCTGGTATTTTGGGCATGGAGTAGAAACCAACTCGCTCTTTGATCCTGTATTAATAGCAGCTTCTGCAGGTACGTTTCTCTATTTAGGAACGTTACACGGATTGGAGCGCTGTGTCATGGTAGAGCGCTGCTGCAACCTGAGAGATTTCAGCTTTGTCATTATAGGTTTTTTACTTATGGCATCAGTAGCTGCGTATGTCTAA
- a CDS encoding Maf family protein yields the protein MSKFLQQQPLILASGSSIRSKLLNSLGLQFSVIPSNCDEEALKKMHQSKSIVDLGFALAKTKALDVSQHHPEYFVIAADQLCVIDNKILDKPLNHQTATKHLQLLSGKKHQQIACVCIAKNNEIIWQQHDIATLSVRNLNEQEIDAYLHGEQPYYSCGAYHYETQGKWLFTEVIGNEDTILGLPLMPLTNALQKLGAVHLI from the coding sequence ATGTCTAAATTTTTACAACAACAACCGTTAATTCTCGCCTCGGGTTCTTCCATTAGATCAAAACTTCTTAACTCGCTTGGTTTGCAATTTTCAGTTATTCCCTCAAACTGTGATGAGGAAGCATTGAAAAAAATGCATCAATCAAAAAGTATTGTTGATTTAGGCTTTGCTCTAGCGAAAACTAAAGCGCTGGATGTCAGCCAACATCATCCAGAATATTTTGTTATAGCTGCAGATCAACTCTGTGTTATTGATAACAAAATTCTTGATAAACCCTTAAATCATCAAACAGCAACAAAGCACTTACAATTATTGAGTGGTAAAAAGCACCAACAAATTGCCTGTGTTTGTATTGCAAAAAACAATGAAATTATCTGGCAGCAACATGATATTGCGACTCTTTCAGTACGTAATTTAAATGAACAAGAGATAGATGCTTATCTGCACGGTGAACAGCCCTATTATAGCTGTGGCGCGTACCATTATGAAACTCAAGGTAAATGGTTATTTACAGAAGTAATAGGAAACGAAGACACCATACTTGGATTACCTCTCATGCCCTTGACGAATGCGCTACAAAAACTTGGTGCCGTTCACCTTATTTAG